From the Fibrobacter sp. UWB11 genome, one window contains:
- a CDS encoding TIGR02171 family protein, giving the protein MDMEKINQVLLLFFLTALGAISCSDEHSDGDNSVMPVMGEGRFEGMLFVNATGKKTSLGTNDISAKTLERPKMNVEFSYDFYMDRHEVVCKSFNDVMRKVSGVKVTCKEDSLPAANVTFYDAVLYANALSKEHGIDTSYEYTSAEFDKGKHCVNMKSFKFKPQANGFRLPTEAEWTFVASKNWNPELSWNGLYSGNEVHKVCSLNESANAFCDMAGNMLEFVNDRYASFRDTVVLNFVGSIDGDAIGSCVVKGGSYFSSPASMHLYNRGDTYPILSSTKGDYLGFRLVSGSIPDATWFTDNGGSVSAPITPLIDASELRRLTDSYNVKLAFRNDASGNLVYVDFAKTAKIVEIEDKIDVYHPDISPDGKRVAFCTSMEGVLKESSVYVRDLNETGSNLIKLPVENAAIPRWRVNPNGDTVIVYVSSAANNKSESFMNESTWQIKFSKGKFGAPETLFDGAYHGGVEKDNSFGISSSTLLRAHLTDVLTGTDVIWYNGEQACNASLTKDGTKRTLFLDFGGTRGRDFVGVNYGVHERILVADSTGHLVRTVASPTKYTFDHTEWAVGMLKDEASNLIVASLTDYNGVHRQVALVNLDNGDVVPLVEGEELWHPCLWVWQDGENYPKPTVDVDSAGAYYDSKAPSPYPFAVVELGMRLQSFWNQNDKIEVATFGSSMLLNAVIEDSIKSFKTINMGVTLSDIHLFDYLIRHYVVPYGSKLKYVVVELSPGFMYRSYEEMTGPVLENSPGIRYDENHLSKSTQNEIAALSQDQQFPQVLLGQQYLEGTFLLPVGEWGVPIVNADISAMPYDSPYLQENLKKIKALKAFTDSKGIKLIAAIPPRNPGYKDTEAFDPYGPSWDVAHQIIDAVKAMGIVIFDEYKDGHHDYTDEMANNPNHVSYLGAAQFSKRLDAFLKTLK; this is encoded by the coding sequence ATGGATATGGAGAAAATAAATCAAGTTTTATTGCTGTTTTTTTTGACAGCATTGGGAGCTATTTCTTGTTCTGACGAACATTCCGACGGGGACAATTCGGTCATGCCTGTTATGGGGGAGGGCCGGTTTGAGGGGATGCTCTTTGTCAATGCGACTGGTAAAAAGACGTCGCTTGGTACAAATGATATTTCTGCAAAAACACTAGAACGCCCAAAGATGAATGTAGAGTTTTCCTATGACTTTTACATGGACCGTCATGAAGTTGTTTGCAAGAGTTTCAACGATGTCATGCGTAAGGTTTCGGGGGTGAAGGTTACTTGTAAAGAAGATTCCTTGCCTGCCGCAAATGTGACCTTTTATGATGCTGTTTTGTACGCTAATGCGTTGAGCAAGGAACATGGAATTGACACTTCTTATGAATACACTTCTGCCGAATTCGATAAAGGGAAGCACTGTGTCAATATGAAAAGCTTTAAGTTCAAACCGCAGGCGAATGGCTTTAGATTGCCGACGGAAGCGGAATGGACTTTTGTGGCTTCTAAAAATTGGAATCCGGAGTTGAGCTGGAACGGATTGTACTCTGGAAATGAGGTCCATAAAGTTTGTTCGTTGAACGAATCGGCAAATGCTTTTTGTGACATGGCCGGGAACATGCTTGAATTCGTGAACGATAGGTATGCTTCTTTCAGGGATACCGTTGTCTTGAATTTTGTAGGCTCGATTGACGGTGATGCTATTGGTTCTTGCGTTGTAAAGGGCGGAAGCTATTTTAGTTCTCCGGCTTCCATGCATTTGTACAATAGGGGCGATACGTACCCAATCTTGAGTTCGACAAAAGGCGATTATCTTGGATTCCGCTTGGTGAGCGGTTCGATTCCCGATGCGACATGGTTTACGGATAACGGAGGTTCTGTGTCTGCTCCGATTACTCCGCTGATTGACGCTTCTGAATTGAGACGGTTGACGGATTCCTATAACGTCAAACTTGCTTTCCGAAATGATGCGAGCGGTAATCTCGTATATGTTGATTTTGCCAAAACTGCAAAGATTGTAGAAATTGAGGATAAAATAGATGTCTATCATCCGGATATTTCACCGGACGGGAAGCGTGTGGCTTTTTGCACGTCAATGGAAGGCGTCTTGAAAGAGTCTTCGGTTTATGTTCGTGACTTGAATGAAACTGGAAGTAACTTGATAAAGTTGCCGGTGGAAAATGCTGCAATTCCTCGCTGGCGCGTGAACCCGAATGGCGATACGGTCATTGTGTATGTGTCTTCGGCGGCAAATAATAAAAGTGAATCGTTTATGAATGAAAGCACATGGCAGATCAAGTTCTCAAAAGGAAAGTTTGGAGCGCCGGAAACACTGTTTGATGGTGCTTATCATGGTGGTGTCGAAAAGGATAATAGTTTTGGAATTTCATCATCGACGCTTTTACGCGCTCATTTGACGGATGTGCTTACGGGAACAGATGTGATTTGGTACAATGGAGAACAGGCCTGCAATGCATCCTTGACAAAAGATGGAACGAAGCGTACGTTGTTCCTTGATTTTGGTGGAACGCGCGGACGTGATTTTGTGGGCGTAAATTACGGTGTTCATGAAAGAATTCTTGTGGCGGATAGCACGGGACATTTGGTGCGTACGGTGGCGTCTCCAACGAAATACACGTTTGACCATACGGAATGGGCTGTGGGTATGTTGAAGGATGAGGCTAGCAATTTAATTGTTGCAAGTCTCACGGATTACAATGGTGTACATCGCCAAGTGGCGCTTGTGAATTTGGATAATGGCGATGTCGTGCCACTTGTCGAAGGGGAAGAATTGTGGCACCCCTGCTTGTGGGTTTGGCAAGATGGTGAAAATTATCCGAAGCCGACTGTAGATGTGGATAGCGCTGGCGCCTATTATGATAGCAAGGCCCCTAGCCCTTACCCGTTTGCTGTGGTAGAACTTGGGATGAGATTACAGTCGTTCTGGAATCAAAACGATAAAATTGAGGTCGCGACTTTTGGAAGTTCGATGCTCTTGAATGCTGTTATCGAAGATTCAATCAAGTCTTTCAAGACTATTAATATGGGTGTGACGTTGTCCGATATTCATCTGTTTGATTATCTGATTCGTCATTATGTTGTCCCGTATGGCTCGAAGTTGAAGTACGTTGTGGTGGAACTTTCGCCAGGGTTCATGTACAGAAGTTATGAGGAGATGACTGGGCCTGTTCTTGAAAATTCTCCGGGCATCCGCTATGATGAAAATCATTTGTCAAAGTCGACGCAAAATGAAATTGCTGCACTAAGTCAAGATCAGCAATTCCCGCAGGTATTGCTCGGTCAGCAGTATTTAGAGGGAACATTCCTTTTGCCTGTAGGTGAATGGGGTGTGCCGATTGTGAATGCCGATATTTCTGCAATGCCATATGATTCGCCGTACTTGCAAGAAAACTTGAAAAAGATTAAGGCTCTAAAAGCATTTACAGATTCGAAGGGTATCAAACTGATTGCGGCCATTCCGCCACGTAACCCGGGATATAAGGATACGGAGGCGTTCGACCCGTATGGCCCGAGTTGGGATGTGGCGCATCAGATTATTGATGCGGTTAAGGCTATGGGCATTGTGATTTTCGACGAATATAAAGATGGCCATCACGACTATACAGACGAGATGGCCAATAATCCCAACCATGTGAGCTATCTAGGGGCAGCTCAGTTCTCGAAGAGGCTGGACGCTTTCTTGAAAACGCTGAAATAG
- a CDS encoding MFS transporter produces MESNIESSNNTLWSRTFITVAAANFLLFFSFYQLLPILPLYIIDKFQTDNATAGFIISLYTIGALACRPFAGFLVDTFSRKPLYFWTFFAFTLCFLGYKTVGLLPILAVVRFAHGLFFGISSTASNTVAIDALPASRRGEGIGYFGISVNLAFATGPMTGMFLYEAFGDGIVFAISTALCVIGLVLVQTLKVKPREKKKHTPLSLDRFFLTRAIPQFANFIFVGFAYGPVTNYIAIYANELGISGTGWFYALIATGLIMNRIMTGRLIDRGYLIHLVGTGMTLNVIAYFILAFCHGPITFFLSAFLIGTSLGLIFPGYQTMCVNLARHDQRGTANSTYLSGWDIGIGAGILVGGAMANHFGMHQQVFFACAIALVIADIMYLAYTAKHYLKNKLEG; encoded by the coding sequence ATGGAATCAAATATCGAATCTTCGAATAATACACTTTGGAGCCGCACGTTTATCACGGTCGCCGCGGCGAACTTTTTGCTTTTCTTTAGCTTTTACCAGCTATTGCCGATTCTACCGTTATATATCATCGACAAGTTCCAGACAGACAACGCCACCGCAGGTTTTATCATATCGCTATACACGATCGGCGCCCTCGCCTGTAGACCGTTCGCAGGCTTCCTTGTCGATACATTCAGCCGTAAGCCGCTTTACTTTTGGACATTCTTCGCTTTCACGCTTTGCTTTTTAGGCTACAAGACTGTAGGGCTATTGCCCATCCTTGCGGTCGTTCGCTTTGCGCACGGACTCTTCTTTGGTATTTCGAGTACAGCAAGTAATACGGTGGCCATCGATGCACTGCCCGCGAGTCGCCGAGGCGAAGGCATCGGTTACTTCGGGATCAGCGTGAACTTAGCCTTCGCCACCGGTCCCATGACCGGTATGTTTCTTTACGAAGCATTCGGCGACGGAATCGTTTTCGCCATTTCCACCGCACTTTGCGTTATCGGACTTGTGCTAGTGCAGACACTCAAAGTAAAGCCCCGCGAAAAGAAAAAACACACTCCGCTTTCGTTAGACCGTTTTTTCCTCACACGCGCTATCCCGCAATTTGCAAATTTCATCTTCGTCGGATTTGCCTACGGCCCAGTCACGAACTATATCGCCATTTATGCAAATGAGCTCGGAATCAGCGGCACAGGCTGGTTTTACGCGCTTATTGCAACAGGGCTTATCATGAACCGCATTATGACCGGAAGACTCATCGACCGCGGCTACCTGATTCACCTCGTCGGCACCGGCATGACTTTGAACGTTATCGCTTACTTTATCCTCGCCTTTTGCCATGGCCCCATTACATTTTTCTTGTCCGCATTCCTCATCGGTACAAGCCTAGGACTAATCTTCCCCGGTTACCAGACCATGTGCGTGAACCTCGCCCGCCACGACCAACGAGGTACAGCAAATAGTACATACCTCAGCGGGTGGGATATCGGTATCGGTGCAGGAATTCTTGTCGGTGGCGCTATGGCAAACCACTTCGGCATGCACCAGCAAGTATTCTTTGCATGTGCAATCGCCCTCGTTATTGCAGATATCATGTACCTTGCATACACAGCAAAGCATTATTTGAAGAATAAATTGGAAGGGTGA
- a CDS encoding GGDEF domain-containing protein produces MKLRIPIFVQTFALLVSFIVAPGFWLDENLEPRDLYYFILSFLPFVYLIIATIRGLIRASQLQNSPNLRTYLIVASYTPGVMIAGGAQILFSLTTPIFCFWCTFIILFVYLHLQNQLISTDSLTMLNNRNRLHHFLLQQREEKDSFVIMVDVDHFKQINDTYGHAEGDRALVLVSQALKKACERLSYSMFLCRYGGDEFLLIAQTDVPDEVVKQIKNCLQEEISKQDDPRSYTIEASMGFAHWDGRPESFKESMVNADKKMYEDKRLA; encoded by the coding sequence ATGAAATTGCGAATCCCAATTTTTGTACAGACTTTTGCTTTGCTTGTATCGTTTATTGTTGCTCCGGGTTTTTGGCTAGACGAAAATCTTGAACCTCGCGATTTGTATTACTTTATCCTTTCGTTTTTACCCTTCGTCTACTTGATTATAGCGACGATTCGTGGGCTTATTCGTGCTAGTCAGTTGCAAAACAGTCCAAATTTACGAACATACTTGATTGTGGCTAGCTATACACCTGGCGTGATGATTGCAGGTGGCGCACAAATTTTATTTTCGCTAACGACCCCGATTTTCTGCTTCTGGTGTACTTTTATTATTTTGTTTGTCTATTTGCATTTGCAGAACCAATTGATATCGACCGATTCGTTGACGATGCTTAACAATCGCAATCGTTTGCATCATTTTTTGCTCCAGCAGCGCGAAGAAAAAGATTCTTTTGTAATTATGGTGGATGTGGACCACTTTAAGCAAATCAACGATACTTATGGACACGCCGAAGGAGACCGCGCGCTTGTGCTTGTTTCGCAGGCGTTAAAGAAAGCGTGCGAACGTTTGAGCTATTCGATGTTCCTTTGCCGCTATGGGGGTGACGAGTTCTTGTTGATTGCGCAGACGGATGTGCCTGACGAAGTGGTGAAACAGATTAAGAACTGTTTGCAAGAAGAAATTTCGAAACAGGATGATCCGCGCTCTTATACGATTGAGGCGAGCATGGGCTTTGCCCATTGGGATGGTCGTCCAGAAAGCTTTAAAGAAAGCATGGTCAACGCCGACAAAAAAATGTACGAAGACAAAAGACTTGCGTAG